The following nucleotide sequence is from Methanomicrobiales archaeon.
ATTATTGATAACGTTTTTATAATATAACTGATAAATACAATCACATCGAATATTCGACCGGAGACGATCGTCCTGCCCCTGAGACCGAACCGGCAACCGCCAGTCAGAAGCCCCCCGCGCGGCAAACGAGAGCACTTCACGCACAAGTTCATCATCTACTGCCAGGGGAAGAAGGGGAGGGGGGGCGATGGGCGGGGCCGGGCCTCTTTTCCGGACCAGTGCCTGTACGTCGAGATCAAAAGTCCCGAGACGGTGCTGTTGCCGCGGCTGGAGAAGGAGCTGAAGAAAATGAACGGAAGAGCCTTCCGGATCGTGAAGTACAAACCGGAGATTCTCAAACTCTTCCCGCATTTCGAGATAGCCCGCTGCAACTCCCCGGAACAGCTGATGGGCCACCTCAGCGCCCTAACCAATCCCGAGGGCGCAGATGGATGAAACGGTCCTGGAAAAGAGATCAAACGGCGGTTGGACAGCCTCGGCCGTTAATCGGTCAGTTCCCCTTGGTATATCATCTCGCCGGCGTCGCCGTCCACCGCTGCCTGCGTGCCATTCACGAGCCGTGACAGCGATACTTCAAGACGATCGATGACGGGGATCCCTGCCATGATAGCACCCACTGCAATGATCGGCTCTGCCTCTTCGTTGACGATCGCAGCCGGCGCCCTGCCATTCTGTTTGAGAGCGTACAGCACGTACGAACCCACGGTCGAACCTTTCCCGTGGCTAAATACCAGCACCCTGCCCGCGATCGTCTCTCCAAAGAGAGGGTGCCCTTTTTCGACGATCCTGCCTGATTCCGGGTCGACGCCGGATAGGAACGATATCGGCGCCGGGCTCACGAGCACCGCGCCCTTTCCGGTACCCCGTGCAATACCTCTGCCTCTGAGAATCATAAAGCACACCTAATAAATGTCTAGAGATACAATATATACAGGGATGGAAGACACCGTCATCAACACAAGTGGCGATATCGATCTATATAAACTGCAGCTTCAGGAACTTACCGCCCAGCTCCTCGACCTGAAGATGAAGAACGAGATCCAGCACAAGGAGATCAACCAGCTGAAACGGGAGAATAACCAGCTGAAGAGAATGCCCTACTTCGTCGGGGTCGTGATCGATCTTCTCGGCAACGGGGAGGTGTATGTCCGACAGCAGGGCAACAACCAGGAGTACATCACTCAGGTGAACGAGGAGCTGTACAAGAGCCTGAAGGCCGGAACCAA
It contains:
- a CDS encoding DUF126 domain-containing protein, whose protein sequence is MILRGRGIARGTGKGAVLVSPAPISFLSGVDPESGRIVEKGHPLFGETIAGRVLVFSHGKGSTVGSYVLYALKQNGRAPAAIVNEEAEPIIAVGAIMAGIPVIDRLEVSLSRLVNGTQAAVDGDAGEMIYQGELTD